The following proteins come from a genomic window of Neoarius graeffei isolate fNeoGra1 chromosome 26, fNeoGra1.pri, whole genome shotgun sequence:
- the park7 gene encoding Parkinson disease protein 7 homolog, which yields MAAKRALVILSKGAEEMETVIPVDVMRRAGIAVTVAGLMGKDPVQCSRDVLICPDSSLEEASKQGPYDVVLLPGGLLGAQNLSESPAVKEVLKEQEGRKGLIAAICAGPTALLAHGIGYGSTVTTHPGAKDKMMAGGHYKYSEARVQKDGHLITSRGPGTSFEFALTIVEELLGAEVAAQVKAPLVLKD from the exons ATGGCTGCAAAGCGAGCCTTAGTGATTTTGTCCAAAGGGGCGGAGGAGATGGAGACCGTCATCCCGGTGGATGTGATGCGCAGAGCCGGG ATCGCTGTGACTGTAGCAGGACTGATGGGGAAAGATCCTGTTCAGTGCAGCCGTGATGTCCTCATCTGTCCAGATTCAAGCCTGGAGGAAGCCTCGAAACAG GGTCCGTATGATGTGGTTCTGTTACCCGGAGGACTGCTCGGAGCCCAGAACCTGTCTGAG TCTCCTGCTGTGAAGGAGGTGCTGAAGGAGCAGGAGGGCAGGAAGGGGCTGATTGCTGCCATCTGCGCAG GCCCTACTGCGCTTTTGGCTCATGGAATTGGTTACGGCAGCACGGTTACGACCCACCCGGGTGCCAAAGACAAGATGATGGCTGGAG GTCACTACAAGTATTCAGAGGCCCGTGTCCAGAAAGACGGACACCTGATCACGAGCCGAGGCCCAGGCACCAGCTTCGAGTTCGCCCTGACCATAGTGGAGGAGCTGCTGGGCGCTGAGGTGGCCGCTCAGGTCAAAGCACCACTCGTCCTGAAAGATTAG